One window of the Cryptomeria japonica chromosome 7, Sugi_1.0, whole genome shotgun sequence genome contains the following:
- the LOC131036451 gene encoding F-box/kelch-repeat protein SKIP11-like → MDFLQELPEQIFRDILLRISYESQSKIKQLLKPAKEMMECFKFYQDRIKFGLANKYICFLQRCEVSIYDPIDHSCKPFRTEHEISHSSKIINVNHKIVVLDGHFSLSPKIWIYDLLSSTWKRGADIPTPSDRNKYAWCASPDGSIYIAGGYDNIAGRKLRDAAVYKVDEDKWELLPQMYENVGRYCRGFFIEGMFYVLYRYRTQRFDPNTRVWTTIANMSLPYSYYYVLLYAFGRLIAFTTKGIEEYDWEGSVWREVEPLPQGFTVLHATVWYDQIFLRRYSNFMRPIFYMYKPGAALTERWISIEEPNIFLENYVESIVTIEI, encoded by the coding sequence ATGGATTTTTTACAGGAACTCCCCGAACAGATATTTCGAGACATTCTACTAAGAATATCGTATGAATCTCAGTCAAAGATTAAGCAGTTGTTGAAGCCTGCCAAAGAAATGATGGAATGCTTCAAATTTTATCAAGATAGAATTAAGTTTGGGCTGGccaataaatatatatgttttcttCAGCGTTGTGAGGTATCTATATACGATCCTATTGATCATTCATGTAAACCTTTTCGAACTGAACATGAAATCTCACACTCTTCTAAGATTATAAATGTGAATCATAAGATAGTTGTGCTAGACGGGCACTTTTCTTTAAGTCCAAAGATTTGGATATATGATTTATTATCTAGTACATGGAAGCGAGGTGCTGATATTCCAACCCCGAGTGATAGAAATAAGTATGCATGGTGTGCTTCACCCGATGGATCAATTTACATTGCAGGAGGATATGACAATATTGCTGGCCGTAAGCTCCGTGACGCAGCAGTTTATAAAGTAGATGAAGACAAGTGGGAGCTTCTTCCTCAGATGTACGAAAATGTTGGTCGGTACTGTAGAGGTTTTTTTATTGAAGGAATGTTTTATGTCCTATATCGTTATAGAACTCAAAGATTTGATCCCAACACAAGAGTATGGACAACAATAGCAAATATGTCTTTGCCTTATTCCTATTACTACGTTCTTCTATATGCATTTGGACGACTAATTGCATTTACGaccaaaggaatagaagaatatgATTGGGAAGGAAGTGTATGGAGAGAAGTGGAACCGCTCCCTCAAGGCTTTACAGTTCTCCATGCCACAGTGTGGTATGATCAAATTTTCTTGCGGAGATATAGCAATTTTATGCGTCCCATTTTTTATATGTATAAACCTGGAGCAGCATTAACCGAGAGGTGGATTTCTATCGAAGAGCCAAACATTTTTCTGGAAAACTATGTCGAATCTATTGTCACAATAGAAATTTAA